One window of Helicobacter sp. MIT 99-5507 genomic DNA carries:
- a CDS encoding valine--tRNA ligase — MQEKNEIEKYNPQILEEKIYKIWEDRGYFELDSNKDIQNGKNFCIMMPPPNITGALHMGHALTYTLQDIITRFKRMDGYRVLWQPGIDHAGIATQNVVERQLLAKGIKKEDIGRDEFLKAVWKWKEESGGTIISQLKRLGASPNWKRLRFTMDKGLQNAVKKAFVTWYNKGLIYQGDYMVNWCTHDGALSDIEVEFEENKTKLYYMRYFIKDSNDYVVVATTRPETYFGDTAVMVNPQDSRYKHLIGKIVILPLVGKEIKIIADSYVDMEFGSGVVKVTPSHDTNDYEVGLRHNLEFLSIFDKFGILNEHCGEFCGMERLSAREAIVSKLNENGFIEKIEDYTNQVGKCYRCGNIVEPYISKQWFVKQDIAKETIKKVNNGDARFYPKQWLNNFNAWMNELRAWCISRQLWWGHRIPIFYCDSCGIKIASQNDSEICKSCGKEMRQDEDVLDTWFSSGLWAFSTLGWGNKDNAESLYNENDLNDFYPNNLLITSFDILFFWVARMLFSGENLLGKLPFKDIYLHALVCDEFGRKMSKSKGNVLDPLVFIQEYSSDILRFTLSFNCIAGRDIRISKNAMSIGNALATKVLNALNFLIMYRNQQDENKAFINPKDITSPLGMHINYRFNLCINDMRNALESYRFNDAASCIYRFLFNDFCDWGIEFVKADKNAVFELGGIFRDAMKLLHPFMPFLSEFAYHKINNTNLESSKSIMIEKFPTYNKNIDDVIEFEMIKDIVTSIRRAKIVIDFANKSIPLCYIKLNKEVNKDILKTFIPKLSKCENIEFVGEKIENTIFDIGEFCEIYIPTDKINLDEIKAKLNKKKEKILKEIEKLDSMLSNQNFIKNAPKELIESNQNALNQTKEKLAKIQSEIDCLCKN, encoded by the coding sequence ATGCAAGAAAAAAATGAAATAGAAAAATATAACCCTCAAATTTTAGAAGAGAAAATTTATAAAATATGGGAAGATAGAGGATATTTTGAATTAGATTCAAATAAAGACATTCAAAATGGTAAAAATTTCTGCATCATGATGCCTCCACCAAATATTACAGGTGCATTGCATATGGGACATGCACTAACTTACACTCTTCAAGATATAATCACCAGATTTAAGCGAATGGATGGATATAGAGTGCTTTGGCAACCAGGAATCGATCATGCAGGAATTGCTACACAAAATGTAGTTGAGAGACAGCTTTTAGCAAAAGGTATAAAAAAAGAAGACATAGGAAGAGATGAATTTCTAAAAGCTGTATGGAAATGGAAAGAAGAAAGTGGCGGAACAATAATCTCACAGCTTAAAAGACTAGGTGCTTCACCAAATTGGAAAAGATTGCGTTTTACTATGGATAAAGGATTGCAAAATGCTGTAAAAAAAGCATTTGTAACCTGGTATAACAAAGGACTGATTTATCAAGGTGATTATATGGTAAATTGGTGCACTCACGATGGCGCATTATCTGATATAGAAGTAGAATTTGAAGAAAATAAAACAAAACTCTACTACATGCGATATTTTATAAAAGATAGTAATGATTATGTAGTAGTTGCTACAACTCGTCCAGAAACTTATTTTGGCGATACAGCAGTGATGGTAAATCCACAAGATTCTAGATACAAACATTTAATAGGTAAAATTGTTATCCTCCCACTTGTTGGCAAAGAAATAAAAATCATTGCAGATTCTTATGTTGATATGGAATTTGGAAGTGGTGTAGTAAAAGTCACCCCATCTCATGATACAAATGACTATGAAGTAGGACTTAGACATAATCTAGAATTTTTAAGCATATTTGATAAATTTGGAATCTTAAATGAACATTGTGGTGAATTTTGTGGAATGGAACGTCTTAGCGCAAGAGAAGCGATAGTATCAAAACTAAATGAAAATGGATTTATAGAAAAAATAGAAGATTATACAAATCAAGTAGGTAAATGCTATCGCTGCGGTAATATCGTAGAACCATACATATCAAAACAATGGTTTGTAAAGCAAGATATTGCAAAAGAAACGATAAAAAAAGTAAATAATGGCGATGCAAGATTCTATCCAAAACAATGGCTAAATAATTTCAATGCATGGATGAATGAACTTAGAGCATGGTGCATTAGTAGGCAACTTTGGTGGGGGCATAGGATACCTATATTTTATTGTGATTCTTGTGGGATAAAAATAGCAAGTCAAAATGATAGTGAGATATGTAAATCTTGCGGAAAAGAAATGCGACAAGATGAAGATGTGCTTGATACTTGGTTTAGCTCTGGACTTTGGGCATTTAGCACACTTGGTTGGGGAAATAAAGATAATGCAGAATCTTTATATAATGAAAATGATTTAAATGATTTTTACCCAAATAATCTACTTATAACAAGCTTTGATATTTTATTTTTCTGGGTTGCAAGAATGCTATTTAGCGGAGAAAATCTACTTGGTAAATTGCCATTTAAAGATATATATTTACATGCTTTGGTATGTGATGAATTTGGTAGAAAAATGAGCAAATCAAAAGGCAATGTCTTAGATCCGCTTGTCTTTATACAAGAATATAGTAGTGATATTTTACGCTTTACGCTTAGTTTTAATTGCATTGCTGGGAGAGATATAAGGATAAGCAAAAATGCGATGAGCATAGGAAATGCACTTGCTACAAAAGTTCTAAATGCACTAAATTTTCTAATAATGTATAGAAATCAGCAAGATGAAAATAAAGCTTTTATAAATCCAAAAGATATCACCTCTCCACTTGGAATGCATATAAATTATAGATTCAATCTTTGTATTAATGACATGAGGAATGCCCTAGAATCTTATAGATTTAATGATGCAGCAAGTTGTATTTATAGATTCTTGTTTAATGATTTTTGTGATTGGGGAATTGAATTTGTAAAAGCAGATAAAAATGCTGTATTTGAACTTGGTGGAATCTTTAGAGATGCTATGAAATTATTGCATCCATTTATGCCATTTTTGAGCGAATTTGCATATCATAAAATAAATAACACAAATCTAGAATCTTCAAAATCTATTATGATAGAGAAATTCCCAACATATAATAAAAATATAGATGATGTAATAGAATTTGAGATGATTAAAGATATAGTTACAAGCATAAGGCGGGCAAAAATCGTCATTGATTTTGCAAACAAAAGCATACCACTTTGCTATATCAAACTAAATAAAGAAGTAAATAAAGACATATTAAAGACTTTTATTCCAAAACTAAGTAAATGTGAAAATATCGAATTTGTTGGTGAAAAAATAGAAAATACAATATTTGATATTGGTGAATTTTGCGAGATTTACATCCCAACAGATAAAATAAATCTTGATGAAATCAAAGCAAAACTAAATAAAAAGAAAGAAAAAATCTTAAAAGAGATAGAAAAGCTAGATTCTATGCTTAGCAATCAAAATTTCATCAAAAATGCCCCAAAAGAGCTAATAGAATCCAATCAAAACGCACTAAATCAAACAAAAGAAAAATTAGCAAAAATACAAAGCGAGATTGATTGTCTATGCAAAAATTGA
- a CDS encoding glycosyltransferase, with product MIIVVVVDCFVDKSNGTAVSANNLVQTLRQKGHKVRVVAPYIEGKDAYRVDERYIPLVTEISHKQHMHFGKADKKVLKEAFRGADIVHFFLPFKLEIIGVKIAKEMNIPFICGFHLQPENITYNAHLRHIPFIHQFIFWLFKYRIYKYTKYIHCPSNLIADELKKHNYKANLCVISNGFTPRLKKIAKNKIDDFFHITMTGRYTQEKRQDLLIEAVHLSKYEKQIKLHIKGLGPREEEYKKLASKLTFGADLGFVSDDELSKLYSYTDLYVHTSDVDIESIATLEAISNGITPIISDSKTSATKQFAINDDCLFRAGDAKDLSKKIDYFIENRDYLKELSIKYESVAQKYDLSFCVDKMIDLYKEAIFDFKA from the coding sequence TTGATTATTGTAGTTGTAGTTGATTGCTTTGTAGATAAGAGTAATGGAACAGCAGTTAGTGCAAATAATTTAGTCCAAACACTAAGGCAAAAAGGGCATAAAGTCCGTGTTGTAGCACCATATATTGAAGGTAAAGATGCATATAGAGTAGATGAAAGATACATTCCACTTGTTACTGAAATATCACATAAACAGCATATGCATTTTGGTAAAGCTGATAAAAAAGTATTAAAAGAAGCGTTTAGAGGCGCTGATATAGTGCATTTTTTCTTGCCTTTTAAACTTGAAATTATTGGTGTAAAAATTGCAAAAGAAATGAATATTCCATTTATTTGTGGATTCCACCTCCAACCTGAAAATATCACATACAATGCGCATTTAAGGCATATTCCTTTTATTCATCAATTTATATTTTGGCTATTTAAATATAGAATCTACAAATATACAAAATATATTCATTGCCCTTCAAATTTAATTGCTGATGAATTAAAAAAGCATAATTACAAAGCAAATTTATGTGTAATCTCAAATGGCTTTACCCCTCGTCTTAAAAAAATAGCAAAAAATAAAATTGATGATTTCTTTCATATCACAATGACTGGTAGATACACGCAAGAAAAGCGGCAGGATTTGCTTATTGAAGCAGTGCATTTAAGTAAATATGAAAAACAAATAAAGCTCCATATAAAAGGACTTGGACCAAGAGAAGAAGAATACAAAAAACTTGCCTCAAAGCTTACTTTTGGTGCGGATTTAGGATTTGTAAGTGATGATGAACTCTCAAAACTATATTCTTATACAGATTTATATGTGCATACTTCTGATGTTGATATAGAATCTATTGCTACACTAGAGGCTATTTCAAATGGCATTACACCAATTATATCAGATAGTAAAACTTCGGCTACAAAGCAATTTGCAATAAATGATGATTGTTTGTTTAGGGCAGGAGATGCAAAAGATTTATCAAAAAAGATAGATTATTTTATAGAAAATAGAGATTATTTAAAGGAATTGAGTATTAAATATGAAAGTGTAGCCCAAAAATATGACTTATCATTTTGTGTTGATAAAATGATAGATCTATATAAAGAGGCTATTTTTGATTTTAAAGCATAG
- a CDS encoding glycosyltransferase family 2 protein codes for MDDGSKDNTINEIKKLQANNKNIKLIKFSRNFGKEAAMLAGLKESKSILTCIMDCDLQDPPELLLEMIEKYKNSNGELKLITAKRRDRSGDSAFRAFFSEVFYKINNILSPIKLESGVRDFRLIHRDALQCILQINEYHRFSKAIFEFIGFQKETIEYDYIERYQGNSKWNFLKLFLYAIEGIVSFSTIPLKIITLIGFVIFILSSIYGIHIMINTLAFGNDVKGYPSIVTLIAFFGGLQIMLLGIIGEYIARIYEQGKNRPHYFIEYIS; via the coding sequence ATTGATGATGGAAGCAAAGACAATACAATAAATGAGATAAAAAAACTTCAAGCAAATAACAAAAATATAAAACTTATAAAATTCTCTCGCAATTTTGGCAAAGAAGCCGCAATGCTCGCAGGACTAAAAGAAAGTAAAAGTATCTTGACTTGTATTATGGATTGTGATTTGCAAGACCCACCAGAATTATTATTAGAGATGATTGAAAAATACAAAAATAGCAATGGAGAATTAAAGCTAATTACTGCAAAAAGAAGAGATAGGAGTGGAGATTCTGCATTTAGAGCATTTTTTAGCGAAGTGTTTTATAAAATCAATAATATTTTATCTCCAATAAAATTAGAATCTGGTGTAAGAGATTTTAGACTAATTCATAGAGATGCACTACAATGTATATTGCAAATAAATGAATATCATAGATTCTCAAAAGCTATATTTGAATTTATAGGATTTCAAAAAGAAACAATAGAATATGACTATATAGAGAGATACCAAGGAAATTCTAAATGGAATTTTTTAAAGCTATTTTTATATGCAATTGAAGGGATTGTAAGCTTTTCTACCATCCCACTAAAAATCATTACACTAATTGGCTTTGTGATTTTTATCCTCTCATCAATTTATGGAATCCATATCATGATAAATACACTTGCCTTTGGAAATGATGTAAAAGGATATCCAAGCATCGTTACTTTGATAGCATTTTTTGGAGGATTGCAAATAATGCTACTTGGAATAATTGGCGAATATATCGCTAGAATCTACGAGCAAGGCAAAAATCGCCCTCATTATTTCATCGAATATATTTCTTAA
- the fliW gene encoding flagellar assembly protein FliW has protein sequence MVFDLVSPILGFEDVSLLEFNKIDDCFANINSKEGYTWTLVNPFLLKSYSFEIPYYAKILLDLKDDSQIEIYCMLVLQNPLEDSKVQFIAPIIFNHTNKKAIQLVLSPLHYPQFSKLESLKLFAK, from the coding sequence GTGGTTTTTGACTTAGTTTCGCCAATACTTGGCTTTGAAGATGTTAGTTTATTAGAGTTTAATAAAATTGATGATTGTTTTGCAAATATTAATAGTAAAGAGGGTTATACTTGGACTTTGGTAAATCCATTTTTGCTTAAATCGTATTCTTTTGAGATTCCATATTATGCAAAGATTCTGCTAGATTTAAAAGATGACAGTCAAATTGAAATTTATTGTATGCTTGTATTGCAAAATCCACTTGAAGATTCTAAGGTGCAATTTATTGCCCCAATAATTTTTAATCATACAAATAAAAAAGCAATTCAATTAGTGCTATCTCCATTGCATTATCCACAATTTTCAAAACTAGAATCTCTAAAATTGTTTGCTAAATAA
- a CDS encoding glucosyltransferase domain-containing protein, whose translation MNVKILRLDLIFLAKLKQLLNYKYKILFVFIIYLVGLAALILANFNYIDDRDRILYGTFAFFWWNRHSSTIAASILSLNSDYFVVTFPYSLFISIFLLSISSIIFLKTIDKKLLNSKIALLASVSIGLSPYYLENLSYKFDAPLMALSVFASIFPFLFIRYKKIFVITSIIGLLIMLTSYQASSGIYMMISIFLAFIKILEKDIKEAFRILLCFCISYLIVGILYLMIYNPEATYANTHILPLKYFLIGLDKHITNYIKTIYSDMGGGSRVYLHLVFGFAFIFVAKSILNAKINKFLAFFLSIITLIILFILSFGLYLIIITPTFDPRSFIGFGVFVGILSLYSIYKGKILSSILIIIFVHYLIMFANYYGQSLKAQNDYETFRWTIMLNDLGKFLDTSHMEVESKFNIKTLGHSGVNPVIAKSKIQYPLIARLIPNLQNSWSWSESALDNYGIVGNSKNKDCDEYSSTKVLIDTYFHTIESFNPNKNTTCFLITYKNITDYKSNF comes from the coding sequence TTGAATGTAAAAATACTAAGATTGGATTTAATATTTTTAGCAAAACTAAAACAATTACTAAACTATAAATACAAAATATTATTTGTTTTTATTATTTATTTGGTTGGTTTAGCTGCGTTAATACTTGCAAATTTTAACTACATAGATGATAGAGATAGAATCCTTTATGGAACATTTGCATTTTTTTGGTGGAATAGACATAGCTCTACTATCGCAGCTTCTATACTTAGCTTAAATAGCGATTATTTTGTAGTAACATTTCCATATAGTTTATTTATCAGTATTTTTCTACTTAGCATATCATCTATTATTTTTCTAAAAACAATCGATAAAAAACTCCTAAATAGTAAAATCGCCTTACTTGCAAGCGTAAGCATAGGACTTTCACCTTATTATTTAGAGAATCTATCATATAAGTTTGATGCCCCTCTCATGGCATTAAGTGTATTTGCAAGCATATTTCCTTTTCTTTTTATTCGATACAAAAAGATTTTTGTTATTACATCAATTATTGGACTTTTAATAATGCTTACAAGCTATCAAGCAAGTAGCGGAATTTATATGATGATCTCTATTTTTCTAGCATTTATAAAGATTTTAGAGAAAGATATAAAAGAGGCTTTTAGGATTCTTCTTTGTTTTTGCATTTCATATCTTATTGTTGGAATCTTGTATCTTATGATTTACAATCCAGAAGCAACTTATGCAAATACACATATATTGCCACTTAAGTATTTTCTAATTGGACTTGATAAACACATAACAAATTATATAAAAACTATATATAGCGATATGGGCGGGGGTAGTAGAGTATATTTGCATTTAGTATTTGGATTTGCTTTTATATTTGTTGCAAAATCAATCTTAAATGCAAAGATAAATAAATTTTTGGCATTTTTTCTTAGCATAATTACATTAATAATACTCTTTATCCTTTCATTTGGACTATATCTAATCATCATAACACCAACTTTTGATCCACGAAGTTTTATTGGGTTTGGAGTATTTGTAGGGATTTTGAGTCTGTATTCTATATACAAAGGAAAGATTCTCTCTAGCATATTGATTATTATTTTTGTTCATTATCTAATAATGTTTGCAAATTATTATGGACAAAGTTTAAAAGCACAAAATGATTATGAAACTTTTAGATGGACTATCATGCTAAATGATTTAGGCAAATTTTTAGATACAAGCCATATGGAAGTAGAATCTAAATTTAATATAAAAACATTAGGGCATTCAGGAGTAAATCCTGTTATTGCAAAAAGTAAAATACAATATCCGCTGATAGCAAGATTAATACCAAATCTACAAAATAGTTGGAGTTGGAGTGAATCGGCTCTTGATAATTATGGAATCGTTGGAAATAGTAAGAATAAAGATTGCGATGAATATTCTTCTACAAAAGTTCTAATTGACACATATTTTCATACAATAGAATCTTTTAATCCAAATAAAAATACGACTTGCTTTTTAATCACATACAAAAATATTACAGATTATAAAAGTAACTTCTAA
- a CDS encoding rhodanese-like domain-containing protein gives MQKLILFVAILLFIGCDEKISFIDIEENINHLESLNSQEREIAQMQIKHAKENNYRLITTKELKDKLESGGDLQIIAAIPRGIYILGFIKNAKNFEFSNNFSGIWEKDTKGSKDKFIDFLGDRKKEIIFYDNGENVAITAAIWAKKLRYENVAILIGGFKGWKERDFEISFDMPTCCQI, from the coding sequence ATGCAAAAATTGATTTTATTTGTAGCTATTTTGTTATTTATTGGCTGTGATGAAAAAATATCATTTATAGACATAGAAGAAAATATCAATCATTTAGAATCTCTAAATTCACAAGAAAGAGAAATAGCCCAAATGCAAATAAAACATGCAAAAGAAAATAATTATCGCTTAATAACTACAAAAGAGCTAAAAGATAAGCTTGAAAGTGGCGGTGATTTGCAAATTATTGCTGCAATCCCTAGAGGAATCTATATACTTGGTTTTATAAAAAATGCAAAAAATTTTGAATTTAGCAACAACTTTAGTGGAATCTGGGAAAAAGATACAAAAGGAAGTAAAGATAAATTTATAGATTTTTTAGGGGATAGAAAAAAAGAAATTATATTTTATGATAATGGAGAAAATGTCGCAATAACTGCTGCAATATGGGCTAAGAAACTTAGATATGAAAATGTAGCAATTCTTATTGGTGGATTTAAAGGATGGAAGGAGCGAGATTTTGAGATTAGCTTTGATATGCCTACATGTTGTCAAATTTAA
- a CDS encoding ATP-dependent helicase, protein MPLSLLNKEQLDAACAPCGYNLIIASAGTGKTSTIVGRIAYLLQNGVEANKIMLLTFTNKASSEMIKRLESYFPKDILKNIQAGTFHAIAYRYLKDNHKILLKQPKELKVLLRSIYNNRIFSDIGSSPPYKADYLYDLFSLYLNSSSGSFVDFIINYSSEHEIYAPIYDDVFMEFMELKKYYNYASYDDLLLLYRDLIKEDSMYFEEILVDEYQDTNYLQNSIIFNTKAKSLFCVGDYDQSIYAFNGSDIGIIASFKDRCSNANIFSLTKNYRSSSKILDIANKVISNNPRIYPKHLEVLKDVKDSIVEVLKFEDTKEQYQFIARHIRDSKTNLNNIAIIFRNNVSSDYIEAALRELGIGVKKKGGRSFFESKEISLFIDILNLFFNKHDMMAFVHVLSIGNGIGESIAKDIYDCLINLGDGDIKKGLFNPKNIKKPYQNRLKNAQLGLFDDIFIEEDSARFNKALSKNFASHLLLSHPKLKMDSAIFLDKFYNLFNMKYNSLDTLFNGILNSDFFGAIKESVSISRIKNKYKILQKEKIDEEKNNIDRKIKILYNLSKSYDDLGRFLNSITLNSAESSNGDGVNLLTIHASKGLEFDDVYVIDLMEGRFPNMKLISKNGSLEEERRLFYVAATRAKYNIYFSYANKDSIKNTNYIPSIFLKEAGLVI, encoded by the coding sequence TTGCCATTAAGTTTATTAAATAAAGAGCAGTTAGATGCTGCTTGTGCTCCTTGTGGATACAATCTAATTATAGCTAGTGCTGGCACTGGAAAAACTTCTACTATAGTTGGCAGGATTGCATATTTATTGCAAAATGGTGTAGAGGCAAATAAGATTATGTTGCTTACTTTTACAAATAAAGCTTCAAGTGAGATGATAAAACGACTAGAATCTTATTTTCCAAAAGATATCTTAAAAAATATCCAAGCAGGCACATTTCATGCTATCGCATATAGGTATCTAAAGGATAATCACAAGATTCTACTAAAGCAACCAAAAGAATTAAAAGTCTTGCTTAGAAGTATTTATAACAATAGAATCTTTAGTGATATTGGCTCATCTCCACCATATAAAGCAGATTATTTGTATGATTTATTTTCACTTTATTTAAATAGCTCTAGTGGTAGTTTTGTTGATTTTATAATAAATTATTCTAGTGAGCATGAAATCTATGCTCCAATCTATGATGATGTATTTATGGAGTTTATGGAATTAAAAAAATATTATAACTACGCATCTTATGATGATTTACTGCTTTTATATCGGGATTTGATAAAAGAAGATTCTATGTATTTTGAGGAGATTTTAGTTGATGAATACCAAGATACAAATTATTTGCAAAATAGCATTATATTCAATACAAAGGCAAAATCTCTTTTTTGTGTAGGCGATTATGACCAAAGTATTTATGCTTTTAATGGTTCTGATATAGGGATAATTGCATCATTTAAAGATAGATGTAGCAATGCAAATATATTTAGTTTGACTAAAAATTATCGCTCAAGTAGCAAAATATTAGATATTGCAAATAAAGTCATTTCAAATAATCCTAGAATCTATCCAAAACATTTAGAAGTTTTAAAAGATGTGAAAGATTCTATAGTTGAAGTGCTAAAATTTGAGGACACAAAAGAGCAATATCAATTTATAGCAAGGCATATTAGAGATTCTAAAACAAATCTAAATAATATTGCAATAATCTTTAGAAACAATGTAAGCTCTGATTATATAGAAGCAGCTTTGCGGGAACTTGGAATTGGTGTGAAGAAAAAAGGCGGTAGAAGCTTTTTTGAGAGTAAAGAAATCAGCCTTTTTATTGATATTTTAAATCTCTTTTTTAATAAGCATGATATGATGGCTTTTGTGCATGTATTGTCCATTGGAAATGGTATAGGGGAGAGTATCGCAAAAGATATTTATGATTGTCTTATCAATCTAGGTGATGGCGATATAAAAAAGGGATTATTTAATCCAAAAAATATAAAAAAGCCATATCAAAATAGATTAAAAAATGCACAACTTGGGCTATTTGATGATATATTTATAGAAGAAGATTCTGCTAGATTTAATAAAGCACTTAGTAAAAATTTTGCTTCTCATCTTTTGTTATCTCATCCAAAGTTAAAGATGGATAGTGCAATATTTTTAGATAAATTTTATAATCTATTTAATATGAAATATAATAGCCTTGATACGCTATTTAATGGTATTTTAAATAGTGATTTTTTTGGTGCAATAAAAGAAAGTGTAAGCATTAGTAGAATCAAAAATAAATACAAAATATTGCAAAAAGAAAAGATTGATGAGGAAAAAAATAATATCGATAGAAAAATAAAAATCCTATATAATCTATCAAAAAGCTATGATGATTTAGGAAGATTCCTCAATTCAATCACATTAAATAGCGCAGAATCTAGCAATGGCGATGGTGTAAATTTGCTTACAATTCATGCTTCAAAAGGTTTAGAGTTTGATGATGTATATGTGATAGATTTGATGGAGGGAAGATTCCCAAATATGAAACTTATATCTAAAAATGGAAGCTTAGAGGAAGAAAGAAGATTATTTTATGTAGCAGCTACTCGTGCCAAATACAATATATATTTTTCATATGCAAATAAAGATTCTATAAAAAATACTAATTATATTCCATCGATATTTTTAAAAGAAGCAGGGCTAGTTATTTAA
- the pdxA gene encoding 4-hydroxythreonine-4-phosphate dehydrogenase — translation MKKIAISIGDINGIGIEIALKSHKKISKLCKPVYFVDDEILSAASKILKIEIPKDFKNKNIKKHLSKEFRDSIKNKDCKLINPAKITKESGEYSFTSLKCALDSVIQKQNDALLTLPIHKKAWNLAGIDYVGHTDFLSHYFNDSGIMMLGCKKMFVALFSDHIPLSKVASKIEFESLCNFFERFYKSFKCKKALVLGLNPHAGDGGVLGNEDKIINKAIEYTNKKLNKNIFFGAISPDVAFSEENRKKYQVFIAMYHDQGLIPLKALYFEESINITLGLPILRSSVDHGVAFDIAYQNKAKTKSYLNALDFLIKN, via the coding sequence ATGAAAAAAATTGCAATTAGTATTGGCGATATAAATGGCATAGGTATAGAAATCGCCTTAAAATCACATAAAAAAATATCAAAACTATGCAAGCCTGTTTATTTTGTAGATGATGAGATTTTAAGTGCTGCAAGTAAGATTCTAAAAATAGAGATTCCAAAGGATTTTAAAAATAAAAATATCAAAAAACATCTATCAAAAGAATTTAGAGATTCCATAAAAAATAAAGATTGCAAGCTAATAAATCCTGCAAAAATCACAAAAGAAAGTGGCGAGTATAGCTTTACTAGCTTAAAATGTGCATTAGATTCTGTTATACAAAAACAAAATGACGCCTTGCTTACTCTACCTATACACAAAAAAGCATGGAATCTAGCAGGAATAGATTATGTTGGGCATACGGATTTTTTAAGTCATTATTTTAATGATAGCGGAATAATGATGCTTGGTTGTAAAAAGATGTTTGTAGCATTATTTAGTGATCATATTCCATTATCTAAAGTGGCAAGCAAAATAGAATTTGAAAGCTTATGTAATTTTTTTGAGCGATTTTATAAAAGCTTTAAATGCAAAAAAGCATTGGTGCTAGGACTAAATCCTCATGCTGGAGATGGCGGAGTGCTAGGAAATGAAGATAAAATCATAAATAAGGCAATAGAATATACAAATAAAAAACTAAATAAAAATATTTTTTTTGGTGCAATTTCTCCTGATGTTGCATTTAGTGAAGAAAATAGAAAAAAATACCAAGTTTTTATAGCAATGTATCATGATCAAGGGCTAATTCCACTAAAAGCACTTTATTTTGAAGAAAGCATAAATATAACGCTTGGTTTGCCAATCTTACGCTCATCAGTGGATCATGGAGTGGCATTTGATATTGCATACCAAAACAAAGCTAAAACAAAGAGCTATTTAAATGCACTAGATTTTCTTATAAAAAATTAG